One window from the genome of Deltaproteobacteria bacterium encodes:
- the sucC gene encoding ADP-forming succinate--CoA ligase subunit beta, with amino-acid sequence MKIHEYQAKEILRGYGVAVPRGKLVQSQDEAVAAARELMGEKGVVVVKAQIHAGGRGKGGGVKLARSPEEAGEVFKKMMGMQLVTHQTGPQGQKVRKIYVEEGCDIARELYLGVTLDRAIGRNVVMASSEGGVEIEEVAAKHPEKILRAAIDPVIGLAGYQARDLAFGLGLSGNAVNSFVRFATGTYKAYEASDASIVEINPLVVTKQGDVIALDAKINLDDNALYRHKELAALRDPDEEDPREAQAKEHDLSYVGLEGNIGCMVNGAGLAMSTMDMIKLAGGEPANFLDVGGGADEAKVTAAFKLLLADPQVKAVLVNIFGGIMKCDVIAAGIIAAAKQVHLEVPLVVRLEGTNVEQGKALLASSGLAITPADDLGDAARKAVAAANRA; translated from the coding sequence ATGAAGATCCACGAGTACCAGGCCAAGGAGATCCTGCGCGGATACGGCGTCGCGGTCCCGCGCGGCAAGCTGGTCCAGTCGCAGGACGAAGCCGTCGCCGCCGCGCGCGAGCTGATGGGCGAGAAGGGCGTCGTCGTGGTCAAAGCGCAGATTCACGCGGGCGGCCGCGGCAAGGGCGGCGGAGTGAAGCTGGCGCGGAGCCCGGAAGAGGCGGGCGAGGTCTTCAAGAAGATGATGGGCATGCAGCTCGTCACCCACCAGACCGGCCCGCAGGGCCAGAAGGTGCGGAAGATCTACGTCGAGGAAGGATGCGACATCGCCCGCGAGCTCTATCTCGGCGTCACCCTCGACCGCGCCATCGGCCGCAACGTGGTGATGGCGTCCAGCGAGGGTGGGGTGGAGATCGAGGAGGTCGCCGCGAAGCACCCGGAGAAGATCCTGCGCGCGGCGATCGATCCGGTCATCGGCCTCGCTGGATACCAGGCGCGCGATCTGGCGTTCGGGCTCGGCCTCTCCGGCAACGCGGTGAACAGCTTCGTCCGCTTCGCCACCGGAACGTACAAGGCGTACGAGGCGAGCGATGCCAGCATCGTGGAGATCAATCCGCTGGTGGTCACGAAGCAAGGCGACGTGATTGCGCTCGACGCCAAGATCAACCTCGACGACAACGCGCTCTACCGCCACAAGGAGCTGGCCGCGCTCCGCGATCCCGACGAAGAGGATCCGCGTGAGGCGCAGGCCAAGGAGCACGACCTCAGCTACGTGGGCCTGGAGGGAAACATCGGTTGCATGGTGAACGGCGCCGGCCTGGCGATGAGCACCATGGACATGATCAAGCTCGCCGGCGGAGAGCCTGCGAACTTCCTCGACGTGGGAGGCGGCGCCGACGAGGCCAAGGTGACCGCGGCGTTCAAGCTCCTCCTCGCCGATCCCCAGGTCAAGGCAGTGCTGGTGAACATCTTCGGCGGGATCATGAAGTGCGACGTGATCGCCGCCGGCATCATCGCGGCGGCGAAGCAGGTGCACCTCGAGGTACCGCTGGTGGTCCGGCTGGAAGGAACCAACGTCGAGCAGGGGAAGGCGCTGCTCGCGTCCAGCGGACTGGCGATCACGCCCGCCGACGATCTGGGCGATGCCGCCCGCAAGGCGGTCGCGGCCGCCAACAGGGCGTGA